The sequence CGGATCGCGGGGCGGGCGTACGAGGTCGAGGGCGAGCGGAAGTCCCGGTATGCGAAAGAGGTGGAACCGCCGCAACCGTTCCACCTCTTCCGTACCGAGCTGACGGAGGTCGTGCGGACCTGCGTCGAGGACGACCGGTATCTGGTCGTCCAGGTCTGGACGCCCGGTGGGTCCCTGCGCACGTTCAGGCGCGCGTAGGGCCTACTCCCACTCGATGGTGCCCGGCGGCTTCGAGGTGACGTCGAGGACGACGCGGTTGACGTCCCGGACCTCGTTGGTGATGCGGGTCGAGATGCGGGCGAGGACGTCGTACGGCAGCCGGGACCAGTCGGCGGTCATGGCGTCCTCGGAGGACACCGGGCGCAGCACGATCGGGTGGCCGTAGGTGCGGCCGTCGCCCTGGACGCCGACCGAGCGGACGTCCGCGAGCAGGACCACCGGGCACTGCCAGATGTCCCGGTCCAGGCCGGCCGCGGTCAGCTCCTCGCGGGCGATAGCGTCGGCGTCGCGCAGCAGGTCCAGGCGCTCCTTGGTCACCTCGCCGACGATACGGATGCCGAGGCCCGGGCCCGGGAACGGCTGGCGCTGGACGATCTCCTCCGGCAGGCCCAGCTCCTGGCCGACCATCCGGACCTCGTCCTTGAACAGCTTGCGCAGCGGCTCGATCAGCTTGAACTCGAGGTCCTCGGGCAGGCCGCCGACGTTGTGGTGCGACTTGATGTTGGCGGTGCCGGTGCCGCCGCCGGACTCGACCACGTCCGGGTACAGGGTGCCCTGGACCAGGAACTCCACGGCCGGGCCCTCGTCGGCGATGATCTCGGCCTGCGCCTGCTCGAAGACGCGGATGAACTCACGGCCGATGATCTTGCGCTTCTCCTCGGGGTCCGAGACGCCCTGCAGCGCGCCGAGGAAGCGCTCCTCGGCGTCGACGACGACCAGCTTGACGCCGGTCGCGGCCACGAAGTCCTTCTCGACCTGCTCGGTCTCGCCCTTGCGCATCAGGCCGTGGTCGACGTACACGCAGGTCAGCTGGTCGCCGATGGCGCGGGCGACGAGGGCGGCGGCGACGGCGGAGTCCACGCCGCCGGACAGGCCGCAGATCGCGCGCTTGTCGCCGACCTGCTCGCGGATCGCGGCGACCTGCTCCTCGATCACGTTGCCGGTGGTCCAGGACGGGGTCAGGCCCGCGCCGCGGTACAGGAAGTGCTCGAGCACCTGCTGGCCGTGCGTGGAGTGCATGACCTCGGGGTGGTACTGGACGCCGTAGAGCTTCTGCTCGTCGTTCTCGAACGCGGCGACCGGGACGACGTCCGTGGACGCGGTCACGGTGAAGCCCTCGGGGGCGGCGGAGCAGGCGTCGCCGTGGGACATCCACACGTGCTGCTCGGCCGGGGTGCCCTCGAAGAGGGTGGAGGACGTCCTGGAGACGTGCAGGTCGGTACGGCCGTACTCGCGGGCGCCGGTGTTGTCGACGGTGCCGCCGAGGGCCTGGGCCATCAGCTGGAAGCCGTAGCACATGCCGAAGACGGGGACGCCGGCCTCGAAGAGCGCGCGGTCGAGGCGGGGGGCGCCTTCCTCGTACACGGACGAGGGGCCGCCGGAGAGGATGATCGCCGCGGGGTTCTTGGCGAGCATCTCCTCGACCGGCATGGTGCTCGGC comes from Streptomyces sp. FXJ1.172 and encodes:
- the guaA gene encoding glutamine-hydrolyzing GMP synthase, coding for MSSANPAAAAPDTVLVVDFGAQYAQLIARRVREARVYSEIVPSTMPVEEMLAKNPAAIILSGGPSSVYEEGAPRLDRALFEAGVPVFGMCYGFQLMAQALGGTVDNTGAREYGRTDLHVSRTSSTLFEGTPAEQHVWMSHGDACSAAPEGFTVTASTDVVPVAAFENDEQKLYGVQYHPEVMHSTHGQQVLEHFLYRGAGLTPSWTTGNVIEEQVAAIREQVGDKRAICGLSGGVDSAVAAALVARAIGDQLTCVYVDHGLMRKGETEQVEKDFVAATGVKLVVVDAEERFLGALQGVSDPEEKRKIIGREFIRVFEQAQAEIIADEGPAVEFLVQGTLYPDVVESGGGTGTANIKSHHNVGGLPEDLEFKLIEPLRKLFKDEVRMVGQELGLPEEIVQRQPFPGPGLGIRIVGEVTKERLDLLRDADAIAREELTAAGLDRDIWQCPVVLLADVRSVGVQGDGRTYGHPIVLRPVSSEDAMTADWSRLPYDVLARISTRITNEVRDVNRVVLDVTSKPPGTIEWE